A window from Citrus sinensis cultivar Valencia sweet orange chromosome 5, DVS_A1.0, whole genome shotgun sequence encodes these proteins:
- the LOC102621944 gene encoding uncharacterized protein LOC102621944 encodes MEPNSNRAEAERLLGVAEKLLNQRDLNGSKEFAILAQETEPLLEGSDQILAVVDVLLAAEKRVNNHHDWYSILQIDRRTDDQDLIKKQYRKLALLLHPDKNKYPFADQAFTLVVDAWGVLSDTRKKTPYDHELSLFTKIDLTTHSDSMHQSNKLPVRRSQRPSSNTKRPSNARGVDGEDQRARLSSFWTACPYCYILYEYPRVYENCCLRCENCKRGFHAALVPNLPPLVSGKDAYYCCWGFFPLGFVAGNSENGGLPTSGFPNWMPPLFTGGGGGGGDAGAGAGGADVEGRAKVDGNVERVATGAKKRGRPRKNPL; translated from the coding sequence ATGGAACCAAATTCGAACAGAGCGGAAGCGGAACGCTTGCTGGGAGTCGCGGAGAAGCTCCTAAATCAACGGGATTTAAACGGGTCAAAAGAATTCGCAATCCTCGCCCAAGAAACCGAACCCCTTTTAGAAGGCTCAGATCAGATCTTGGCCGTCGTCGACGTGCTTCTTGCCGCAGAAAAGCGTGTAAACAACCACCACGACTGGTACTCCATCTTGCAAATCGACCGTCGAACCGACGATCAGGATCTAATCAAGAAACAATACCGCAAACTCGCCCTGCTCTTGCACCCAGACAAGAACAAATACCCTTTCGCAGATCAAGCGTTCACTCTCGTCGTCGACGCGTGGGGGGTGTTATCAGACACCCGTAAGAAAACGCCTTACGATCACGAGCTCAGTCTTTTCACGAAGATCGATTTAACGACTCATTCTGATTCAATGCACCAGAGTAATAAGTTGCCTGTGAGAAGGAGCCAGAGGCCGAGTAGTAATACGAAGAGGCCGAGTAATGCTAGAGGAGTTGATGGCGAGGATCAACGGGCGAGATTGTCCAGTTTCTGGACGGCGTGTCCGTACTGTTATATCTTGTATGAGTACCCGAGGGTTTATGAGAACTGTTGTTTGAGGTGTGAGAATTGTAAGAGAGGGTTCCACGCGGCGTTGGTTCCGAATTTGCCCCCGTTGGTTTCCGGGAAGGATGCGTATTACTGTTGCTGGGGGTTCTTTCCTCTGGGGTTTGTGGCTGGGAATTCCGAAAATGGAGGGCTGCCCACTTCTGGGTTTCCTAATTGGATGCCTCCGCTCTTTACTGGAGGAGGTGGCGGCGGCGGCGATGCTGGTGCTGGTGCTGGTGGTGCTGACGTGGAGGGGCGGGCGAAGGTGGATGGAAATGTTGAGAGAGTGGCCACGGGAGCTAAGAAGAGGGGAAGACCGAGGAAAAATCCGCTGTAG
- the LOC102622236 gene encoding uncharacterized protein At5g64816 translates to MVDPWWSLLGAAIPAVIMGQALRMKKRRAEEQRLKSARGREKSSDDIFVCERVCTSKRMLKKVGSLSKEPTIDTCVTVCGVSQIDACADACARTVCVNQHQVPNWNDICLRKCQSECLRLSNSSVMS, encoded by the coding sequence ATGGTGGATCCATGGTGGTCACTATTAGGCGCAGCTATACCAGCTGTAATCATGGGACAAGCTCTGAGGATGAAGAAAAGGAGAGCGGAAGAACAGAGGCTGAAGAGTGCAAGAGGGCGTGAGAAGAGCTCTGATGATATCTTTGTATGCGAGAGGGTGTGCACTTCAAAGAGGATGCTAAAGAAGGTTGGTTCATTATCTAAAGAGCCGACCATTGACACTTGTGTCACTGTTTGTGGTGTTTCTCAGATTGATGCTTGTGCTGATGCATGTGCAAGAACTGTTTGTGTCAATCAACACCAAGTCCCCAATTGGAATGATATATGTCTTAGGAAGTGCCAAAGTGAGTGCCTTAGGTTATCAAATTCCTCTGTCATGTCATAA
- the LOC102623137 gene encoding PWWP domain-containing protein 5-like isoform X3, with amino-acid sequence MRSNRVSGGRNCDSDRDGEKFVVKQLEGQFFPGDVTWAKLRGNKWWPAVLFFRSLTRTLLVNAINLVREHLEAFLSGFMEAMNSFLYVDPIKFHLEFQKVLEQSNGSHREIFEKALEQDLSHMKSGCSKEGKYKSDSASVQEQLKRKYSKQGSGHKKLKPNNTSDEKRRMSEISMEEQDEKPMLNSPNSEASLLGTSHELSARRLRVMQSLGLVAPSGSPFS; translated from the exons ATGAGAAGTAATCGAGTCTCTGGTGGCAGAAATTGTGATAGTGATCGGGATGGAGAGAAATTTGTGGTCAAGCAGTTAGAAGGACAGTTCTTCCCTGGGGATGTTACTTGGGCTAAGCTCCGTGGTAACAAATGGTGGCCTGCAGTG TTATTTTTTAGGTCGTTGACGAGAACACTGTTAGTGAATGCAATAAACCTAGTAAGAGAGCATCTGGAGGCTTTCTTGTCAGGCTTTATGGAAGCTATGAATAGTTT TTTATATGTAGATcctattaaatttcatttagaGTTCCAGAAA GTACTTGAACAAAGCAATGGTTCTCATAGggaaatatttgaaaaagCCTTGGAGCAG GATTTGTCTCATATGAAATCTGGTTGCTCAAAAG AAGGTAAATACAAATCAGATAGCGCAAGTGTTCAAGAACAGCTGAAACGGAAATATTCTAAGCAAGGAAGTGGACACAAGAAGCTCAAGCCAAATAACACAAGTGATGAGAAACGAAGAATGAGTGAGATCTCTATGGAAGAGCAAGATGAGAAACCCATGCTGAATAGCCCTAACTCT GAAGCAAGTTTATTAGGGACATCTCATGAACTGAGTGCACGGAGATTGAGAGTGATGCAAAGTCTTGGTTTGGTTGCACCTTCTGGATCTCCATTCAGTTAA
- the LOC102623137 gene encoding PWWP domain-containing protein 5-like isoform X1: protein MRSNRVSGGRNCDSDRDGEKFVVKQLEGQFFPGDVTWAKLRGNKWWPAVLFFRSLTRTLLVNAINLVREHLEAFLSGFMEAMNSFLYVDPIKFHLEFQKVLEQSNGSHREIFEKALEQDLSHMKSGCSKGIGSKSTEGKYKSDSASVQEQLKRKYSKQGSGHKKLKPNNTSDEKRRMSEISMEEQDEKPMLNSPNSEASLLGTSHELSARRLRVMQSLGLVAPSGSPFS from the exons ATGAGAAGTAATCGAGTCTCTGGTGGCAGAAATTGTGATAGTGATCGGGATGGAGAGAAATTTGTGGTCAAGCAGTTAGAAGGACAGTTCTTCCCTGGGGATGTTACTTGGGCTAAGCTCCGTGGTAACAAATGGTGGCCTGCAGTG TTATTTTTTAGGTCGTTGACGAGAACACTGTTAGTGAATGCAATAAACCTAGTAAGAGAGCATCTGGAGGCTTTCTTGTCAGGCTTTATGGAAGCTATGAATAGTTT TTTATATGTAGATcctattaaatttcatttagaGTTCCAGAAA GTACTTGAACAAAGCAATGGTTCTCATAGggaaatatttgaaaaagCCTTGGAGCAG GATTTGTCTCATATGAAATCTGGTTGCTCAAAAGGTATAGGATCAAAATCTACAG AAGGTAAATACAAATCAGATAGCGCAAGTGTTCAAGAACAGCTGAAACGGAAATATTCTAAGCAAGGAAGTGGACACAAGAAGCTCAAGCCAAATAACACAAGTGATGAGAAACGAAGAATGAGTGAGATCTCTATGGAAGAGCAAGATGAGAAACCCATGCTGAATAGCCCTAACTCT GAAGCAAGTTTATTAGGGACATCTCATGAACTGAGTGCACGGAGATTGAGAGTGATGCAAAGTCTTGGTTTGGTTGCACCTTCTGGATCTCCATTCAGTTAA
- the LOC102623137 gene encoding PWWP domain-containing protein 5-like isoform X4, with protein MRSNRVSGGRNCDSDRDGEKFVVKQLEGQFFPGDVTWAKLRGNKWWPAVVVDENTVSECNKPSKRASGGFLVRLYGSYEYLYVDPIKFHLEFQKVLEQSNGSHREIFEKALEQDLSHMKSGCSKEGKYKSDSASVQEQLKRKYSKQGSGHKKLKPNNTSDEKRRMSEISMEEQDEKPMLNSPNSEASLLGTSHELSARRLRVMQSLGLVAPSGSPFS; from the exons ATGAGAAGTAATCGAGTCTCTGGTGGCAGAAATTGTGATAGTGATCGGGATGGAGAGAAATTTGTGGTCAAGCAGTTAGAAGGACAGTTCTTCCCTGGGGATGTTACTTGGGCTAAGCTCCGTGGTAACAAATGGTGGCCTGCAGTG GTCGTTGACGAGAACACTGTTAGTGAATGCAATAAACCTAGTAAGAGAGCATCTGGAGGCTTTCTTGTCAGGCTTTATGGAAGCTATGAATA TTTATATGTAGATcctattaaatttcatttagaGTTCCAGAAA GTACTTGAACAAAGCAATGGTTCTCATAGggaaatatttgaaaaagCCTTGGAGCAG GATTTGTCTCATATGAAATCTGGTTGCTCAAAAG AAGGTAAATACAAATCAGATAGCGCAAGTGTTCAAGAACAGCTGAAACGGAAATATTCTAAGCAAGGAAGTGGACACAAGAAGCTCAAGCCAAATAACACAAGTGATGAGAAACGAAGAATGAGTGAGATCTCTATGGAAGAGCAAGATGAGAAACCCATGCTGAATAGCCCTAACTCT GAAGCAAGTTTATTAGGGACATCTCATGAACTGAGTGCACGGAGATTGAGAGTGATGCAAAGTCTTGGTTTGGTTGCACCTTCTGGATCTCCATTCAGTTAA
- the LOC102623137 gene encoding PWWP domain-containing protein 5-like isoform X2 → MRSNRVSGGRNCDSDRDGEKFVVKQLEGQFFPGDVTWAKLRGNKWWPAVVVDENTVSECNKPSKRASGGFLVRLYGSYEYLYVDPIKFHLEFQKVLEQSNGSHREIFEKALEQDLSHMKSGCSKGIGSKSTEGKYKSDSASVQEQLKRKYSKQGSGHKKLKPNNTSDEKRRMSEISMEEQDEKPMLNSPNSEASLLGTSHELSARRLRVMQSLGLVAPSGSPFS, encoded by the exons ATGAGAAGTAATCGAGTCTCTGGTGGCAGAAATTGTGATAGTGATCGGGATGGAGAGAAATTTGTGGTCAAGCAGTTAGAAGGACAGTTCTTCCCTGGGGATGTTACTTGGGCTAAGCTCCGTGGTAACAAATGGTGGCCTGCAGTG GTCGTTGACGAGAACACTGTTAGTGAATGCAATAAACCTAGTAAGAGAGCATCTGGAGGCTTTCTTGTCAGGCTTTATGGAAGCTATGAATA TTTATATGTAGATcctattaaatttcatttagaGTTCCAGAAA GTACTTGAACAAAGCAATGGTTCTCATAGggaaatatttgaaaaagCCTTGGAGCAG GATTTGTCTCATATGAAATCTGGTTGCTCAAAAGGTATAGGATCAAAATCTACAG AAGGTAAATACAAATCAGATAGCGCAAGTGTTCAAGAACAGCTGAAACGGAAATATTCTAAGCAAGGAAGTGGACACAAGAAGCTCAAGCCAAATAACACAAGTGATGAGAAACGAAGAATGAGTGAGATCTCTATGGAAGAGCAAGATGAGAAACCCATGCTGAATAGCCCTAACTCT GAAGCAAGTTTATTAGGGACATCTCATGAACTGAGTGCACGGAGATTGAGAGTGATGCAAAGTCTTGGTTTGGTTGCACCTTCTGGATCTCCATTCAGTTAA
- the LOC102623137 gene encoding uncharacterized protein LOC102623137 isoform X5: MLLGLSSVVTNGGLQWSLTRTLLVNAINLVREHLEAFLSGFMEAMNSFLYVDPIKFHLEFQKVLEQSNGSHREIFEKALEQDLSHMKSGCSKGIGSKSTEGKYKSDSASVQEQLKRKYSKQGSGHKKLKPNNTSDEKRRMSEISMEEQDEKPMLNSPNSEASLLGTSHELSARRLRVMQSLGLVAPSGSPFS, translated from the exons ATGTTACTTGGGCTAAGCTCCGTGGTAACAAATGGTGGCCTGCAGTG GTCGTTGACGAGAACACTGTTAGTGAATGCAATAAACCTAGTAAGAGAGCATCTGGAGGCTTTCTTGTCAGGCTTTATGGAAGCTATGAATAGTTT TTTATATGTAGATcctattaaatttcatttagaGTTCCAGAAA GTACTTGAACAAAGCAATGGTTCTCATAGggaaatatttgaaaaagCCTTGGAGCAG GATTTGTCTCATATGAAATCTGGTTGCTCAAAAGGTATAGGATCAAAATCTACAG AAGGTAAATACAAATCAGATAGCGCAAGTGTTCAAGAACAGCTGAAACGGAAATATTCTAAGCAAGGAAGTGGACACAAGAAGCTCAAGCCAAATAACACAAGTGATGAGAAACGAAGAATGAGTGAGATCTCTATGGAAGAGCAAGATGAGAAACCCATGCTGAATAGCCCTAACTCT GAAGCAAGTTTATTAGGGACATCTCATGAACTGAGTGCACGGAGATTGAGAGTGATGCAAAGTCTTGGTTTGGTTGCACCTTCTGGATCTCCATTCAGTTAA
- the LOC102624006 gene encoding putative transcription factor bHLH107 — MFPFQSHHGSYQNYWSHQNGFVQEPNWPGTLINGEGSIMSSTSSASKVEKKSTSDACKSHKEAERRRRQRINSHLSTLRTLLPNTIKTDKASLLAEVVHHVKELRSQATDVAERDWNSCWSSSSGSEEESWPFPGETDELTLTPYSDNGIEERRQEQQLIKATLCCEDRPGLNRELTRAISLVRARAVRAEMTTVGGRTKTVVVIEWVGGGGGNEEMAVLQRALKDVVENRASGYGLGRIGSGIKRARVGGLVDECDHRD, encoded by the exons ATGTTTCCGTTTCAAAGTCACCATGGTTCATACCAGAACTACTGGTCTCATCAAAACGGCTTTGTTCAAGAACCCAACTGGCCGGGAACGTTGATCAACGGTGAAGGTTCAATCATGAGTAGTACTTCATCGGCCTCAAAGGTGGAGAAGAAATCAACTTCTGATGCATGCAAGAGTCACAAGGAAGCTGAGAGGAGGCGCAGGCAGCGTATCAACTCTCATCTATCCACTCTCCGCACGCTCCTCCCCAACACCATCAAA ACGGACAAGGCTTCGTTGCTAGCAGAGGTGGTGCATCACGTGAAGGAGCTGAGAAGCCAAGCTACGGACGTGGCGGAACGTGATTGGAACTCATGTTGGAGCAGCAGCAGTGGATCGGAGGAGGAGTCATGGCCATTTCCGGGAGAAACAGATGAGTTGACTTTGACTCCTTATTCCGATAATGGAATTGAAGAGAGGCGGCAGGAGCAGCAGCTTATAAAAGCGACTTTGTGTTGCGAGGATAGGCCAGGACTAAACCGGGAGTTGACCCGGGCCATTTCATTGGTCCGAGCTAGGGCGGTCCGGGCTGAGATGACGACGGTTGGTGGGAGAACTAAGACGGTGGTGGTGATAGAATGGGTTGGGGGAGGTGGCGGAAATGAGGAAATGGCGGTTTTGCAAAGGGCTTTGAAAGATGTTGTGGAAAATCGAGCCTCTGGTTATGGCCTGGGCCGAATCGGATCGGGAATTAAACGGGCCCGGGTTGGTGGTTTGGTTGACGAATGTGATCATCGTGATTAG
- the LOC102624289 gene encoding beta carbonic anhydrase 5, chloroplastic-like isoform X1, translating into MVYSIRSKSRSIISSMAALKTSVESTFASSPINRPAGSKTMKLEKIRDAQQGFTPVLKRRSFSKLETSSSSTAAALTRDRTSYKVQDVAKSCGGLDYFEEMKQRFLSFKKNKYFEELEHFQNLAKAQSPKFMVIACADSRVCPSYILGLQPGETFMIRNVANLVPPLENGPSETNAALEFAVNTLEVQNILVIGHSDCGGIQALMRMQDDVDSRQSLTENWVVNAKVAKFRTKAYTAHLSFDQQCRHCEKESISRSILNLLTYPWIEERVRKELLFIHGGYYDLLNCTFEKWTLDYKGSKVDEEEVGRHSIKDHSFWS; encoded by the exons ATGGTCTACTCAATCC GATCAAAATCTCGTTCTATTATCTCGTCCATGGCAGCTCTAAAAACTTCCGTTGAATCTACATTTGCCAGTTCTCCCATAAACCGCCCGGCTGGTTCAAAGACT atgaAATTGGAGAAAATTCGTGATGCCCAGCAAGGATTTACTCCTGTATTGAA GAGAAGATCATTTTCGAAATTAGAGACTTCATCTTCAAGCACTGCCGCAGCACTGACTCGAGATCGTACAAGCTATAAAGTGCAAGATGTGGCCAAATCTTGCGGTGGGTTGGACTATTTTGAAGAGATGAAACAGAGGTTTCTCAGCTTTAAGAAGAACAAATATTT CGAAGAGTTGGagcattttcaaaatcttgcCAAAGCTCAATCACCAAAG TTTATGGTGATTGCTTGTGCAGACTCTAGGGTATGTCCCTCTTACATCCTCGGACTCCAACCTGGAGAAACTTTTATGATTCGTAATGTTGCTAATCTTGTTCCCCCGCTTGAG AATGGACCATCAGAAACTAATGCCGCCCTCGAGTTTGCAGTCAATACACTCGAA gttcaaaatatattagttattgGACATAGTGACTGTGGAGGAATTCAAGCCCTTATGAGAATGCAAGACGACGTAGACTCAAG ACAAAGCTTAACTGAAAACTGGGTTGTGAATGCTAAAGTTGCCAAGTTTAGAACAAAAGCTTATACAGCCCACCTTAGCTTTGACCAACAATGCAGGCATTGCGAGAAG GAATCGATCAGCCGTTCAATACTTAACTTGTTAACATACCCATGGATAGAAGAGAGAGTCAGGAAAGAGTTACTATTTATTCATGGAGGATATTATGATCTTTTGAATTGTACATTTGAGAAGTGGACACTGGATTACAAGGGAAGCAaagttgatgaagaagaagtgGGCAGACACTCCATCAAAGATCATTCATTTTGGtcctga
- the LOC102624289 gene encoding beta carbonic anhydrase 5, chloroplastic-like isoform X2, which translates to MVYSIRSKSRSIISSMAALKTSVESTFASSPINRPAGSKTMKLEKIRDAQQGFTPVLKRRSFSKLETSSSSTAAALTRDRTSYKVQDVAKSCGGLDYFEEMKQRFLSFKKNKYFEELEHFQNLAKAQSPKFMVIACADSRNGPSETNAALEFAVNTLEVQNILVIGHSDCGGIQALMRMQDDVDSRQSLTENWVVNAKVAKFRTKAYTAHLSFDQQCRHCEKESISRSILNLLTYPWIEERVRKELLFIHGGYYDLLNCTFEKWTLDYKGSKVDEEEVGRHSIKDHSFWS; encoded by the exons ATGGTCTACTCAATCC GATCAAAATCTCGTTCTATTATCTCGTCCATGGCAGCTCTAAAAACTTCCGTTGAATCTACATTTGCCAGTTCTCCCATAAACCGCCCGGCTGGTTCAAAGACT atgaAATTGGAGAAAATTCGTGATGCCCAGCAAGGATTTACTCCTGTATTGAA GAGAAGATCATTTTCGAAATTAGAGACTTCATCTTCAAGCACTGCCGCAGCACTGACTCGAGATCGTACAAGCTATAAAGTGCAAGATGTGGCCAAATCTTGCGGTGGGTTGGACTATTTTGAAGAGATGAAACAGAGGTTTCTCAGCTTTAAGAAGAACAAATATTT CGAAGAGTTGGagcattttcaaaatcttgcCAAAGCTCAATCACCAAAG TTTATGGTGATTGCTTGTGCAGACTCTAGG AATGGACCATCAGAAACTAATGCCGCCCTCGAGTTTGCAGTCAATACACTCGAA gttcaaaatatattagttattgGACATAGTGACTGTGGAGGAATTCAAGCCCTTATGAGAATGCAAGACGACGTAGACTCAAG ACAAAGCTTAACTGAAAACTGGGTTGTGAATGCTAAAGTTGCCAAGTTTAGAACAAAAGCTTATACAGCCCACCTTAGCTTTGACCAACAATGCAGGCATTGCGAGAAG GAATCGATCAGCCGTTCAATACTTAACTTGTTAACATACCCATGGATAGAAGAGAGAGTCAGGAAAGAGTTACTATTTATTCATGGAGGATATTATGATCTTTTGAATTGTACATTTGAGAAGTGGACACTGGATTACAAGGGAAGCAaagttgatgaagaagaagtgGGCAGACACTCCATCAAAGATCATTCATTTTGGtcctga
- the LOC102624963 gene encoding AP-4 complex subunit mu, translating to MISQFFVLSQRGDNIVFRDYRGEVQKGSAEIFFRKVKFWKDDGEEEAPPVFNVDGVNYFHVKVVGLLFVATTRVNVSPSLVLELLQRIARVIKDYLGVLNEDSLRKNFVLVYELLDEVIDFGYVQTTSTEVLKSYVFNEPIVVDAVRLQPLSPAAIFMQGTKRMPGTAVTKSVVANEPGGRKREEIFVDIIEKISVTFSSSGYILTSEIDGTIQMKSYLTGNPEIRLALNDDLLIGKGGRSIYDYRSSTGSGAVVLDDCNFHESVRLDSFDVDRTLSLVPPDGEFPVMNYRMTQEFKPPFRINTLVEEAGALKAEVIIKISAEFSASITANTIVVEMPLPKYTTRVSFGLEPGAVGQRTDFKEANRRLEWGLKKIVGGSEHTLRAKLTFSQESHGNITKEVGPVNMTFTIPMYNASKLQVKYLQIAKKSSTYNPYRWVRYVTQANSYVARI from the exons ATGATATCGCAATTCTTCGTACTCTCTCAACGAGGCGATAACATCGTCTTCCGCGACT ATCGAGGCGAAGTTCAGAAAGGAAGCGCGGAGATATTTTTCCGTAAAGTGAAGTTCTGGAAAGACGATGGAGAGGAAGAGGCGCCACCTGTATTT AATGTGGATGGTGTGAACTACTTTCATGTCAAAGTTGTTGGATTATTGTTTGTTGCAACTACGAGGGTTAATGTGTCACCATCTCTGGTGTTGGAGCTTCTACAAAGGATAGCTCGTGTCATCAAAGATTACCTTGGGGTTCTCAATGAAGATTCACTTCGAAAGAACTTTGTGCTTGTCTATGAATTGCTTGATGAAGTCATC GATTTTGGTTATGTGCAAACAACGTCTACTGAAGTGTTGAAGTCCTATGTATTTAATGAGCCAATTGTGGTTGATGCTGTACGCCTGCAACCGCTAAGCCCTGCTGCTATTTTTATG CAAGGGACCAAACGAATGCCAGGAACAGCTGTAACTAAATCTGTTGTGGCGAATGAGCCTGGAGGTAGgaagagagaagaaatttttgtGGATATTATTGAGAAAATTAGCGTGACATTCAGCTCAAGT GGATATATTCTGACTTCTGAGATTGATGGCACCATTCAAATGAAGAGCTACCTCACTGGAAACCCGGAAATACGTTTGGCTCTTAATGATGACCTGCTCATTGGGAAAGGCGGAAGATCAATCTATG ATTACAGAAGTTCAACTGGGTCAGGAGCTGTGGTACTTGATGATTGTAACTTTCATGAATCTGTACGTCTTGATAGTTTTGATGTGGACAGGACTTTGTCCCTG GTTCCACCAGACGGTGAATTTCCTGTTATGAACTACCGAATGACCCAGGAATTTAAGCCTCCTTTTCGTATTAATACATTGGTTGAAGAAGCAGGAGCCCTTAAG GCTGAAGTGATCATTAAAATAAGTGCTGAATTCTCCGCAAGCATTACTGCCAACACAATTGTTGTAGAAATGCCGCTGCCAAAATACACTACCAG AGTGAGTTTTGGGTTGGAACCTGGAGCAGTTGGGCAAAGAACAGATTTCAAGGAAGCTAATAGGAGACTTGAATGGGGTCTAAAGAAG ATTGTTGGGGGATCTGAACATACCCTACGTGCAAAGTTGACATTTTCACAGGAATCACACG GAAATATCACGAAAGAAGTTGGACCTGTTAACATGACTTTCACGATCCCAATGTACAATGCATCAAAGCTTCAG GTGAAATACTTGCAGATAGCAAAGAAATCCAGTACTTATAATCCATATCGATGGGTAAGATATGTAACTCAGGCCAATTCATATGTTGCCCGGATATGA
- the LOC127902443 gene encoding protein PELPK1-like has translation MASHLNSSILFALLLTALLFISGNGVAGSRQLLEKTEPEIPEFPKPNIPEFPKPEFPPLPTIPTFPKPELPPFPFIPNVPKPEFPFVPHAPALQKPEVRKQPESPHSASSP, from the coding sequence ATGGCTTCTCACCTCAACTCATCCATTCTCTTCGCTCTGTTGCTCACAGCTCTACTGTTTATCAGCGGCAATGGCGTTGCTGGCTCTCGCCAACTTTTAGAGAAAACGGAGCCTGAGATTCCTGAGTTTCCTAAGCCAAACATTCCAGAGTTTCCGAAGCCTGAATTTCCACCTCTTCCTACAATCCCAACTTTTCCAAAGCCAGAACTTCCACCTTTTCCTTTTATCCCTAATGTGCCAAAGCCTGAGTTTCCATTCGTGCCTCACGCCCCTGCTCTTCAAAAGCCAGAGGTGCGGAAACAGCCTGAATCGCCCCACTCTGCCTCATCTCCCTAA